The following coding sequences are from one Amphiprion ocellaris isolate individual 3 ecotype Okinawa chromosome 19, ASM2253959v1, whole genome shotgun sequence window:
- the LOC111570323 gene encoding protein Tob2 has product MHLEVKVALNFIVSYLYNKLPRRRADLFGEELERILVSRFEGHWYPEAPLRGSAFRCIHLGAPRDPVVELAAKRSGLDTEEVRANVPAELSVWIDPYEVSYQIGEKGAVKVLYLEDPPGLGCDSERAEGVIREGKGDSEAEEAKSLGFNPDAQVFVPIGSQASPALMPSLSSSPTPLSAQSCPGLFSYPSSSTPTDPGVHSSNTSTPSPPSGGLPYLSTQQPPSTLPAARPQPITFTTASFAATKFGSTKMKKCSGAGSAASSGVIVPPSQRMLSRSPTTISAPELLKHKPLSLSLHSLGGPIPSQLSPNAKEFVYPGSPGPLYFDADTQPMQPHASPFQPPPAVNTHPSFDPFSSSPAQSVGIIGGNGGISYMEKPPFVEGLGSYNLQYPSQSFQPVVLAN; this is encoded by the coding sequence ATGCATCTAGAAGTGAAGGTTGCCCTCAACTTCATCGTGTCCTACCTGTACAACAAGCTGCCTCGGCGTCGAGCTGACCTGTTCGgggaggagctggagaggatACTGGTGTCTCGCTTTGAGGGCCACTGGTATCCTGAAGCCCCTCTGAGGGGCTCTGCCTTCCGCTGTATTCACCTGGGAGCCCCAAGGGACCCTGTGGTGGAGCTGGCCGCCAAAAGAAGTGGACTGGACACGGAGGAGGTGCGTGCAAACGTTCCTGCAGAGCTGAGCGTGTGGATCGACCCTTACGAGGTGTCCTACCAGATTGGGGAGAAGGGGGCGGTGAAGGTGCTCTACCTGGAGGACCCCCCGGGCCTCGGTTGTGACAGCGAGAGAGCTGAGGGGGTAATCAGAGAGGGTAAAGGAGATTCAGAGGCTGAGGAGGCCAAGAGCCTGGGCTTTAACCCAGATGCTCAAGTGTTTGTACCAATTGGAAGCCAGGCATCTCCTGCCCTCATGCCATCCCTCTCCAGCTCGCCCACACCTTTATCTGCCCAGTCCTGCCCCGGGCTCTTCAGCTACCCcagctccagcacacccacCGACCCCGGTGTCcactcttccaacacctccacCCCTTCTCCTCCCAGCGGCGGCCTGCCCTACCTCTCCACCCAGCAGCCGCCCTCCACCCTCCCTGCTGCCCGTCCACAGCCCATCACCTTCACCACTGCCAGCTTCGCCGCAACTAAATTCGGCTCCACCAAAATGAAGAAGTGCAGCGGCGCCGGGTCAGCAGCCAGCTCCGGTGTCATCGTCCCACCCTCCCAGAGGATGCTCTCCCGCTCTCCTACCACCATCTCGGCACCAGAGCTGCTCAAGCACAAGCCCCTCTCTCTGTCCTTGCACTCTCTGGGAGGACCCATTCCCAGCCAGCTCTCTCCCAACGCCAAAGAGTTTGTCTACCCAGGATCCCCAGGCCCCCTTTACTTTGATGCCGACACCCAGCCCATGCAGCCTCACGCCAGCCCCTTCCAGCCCCCGCCCGCCGTCAACACCCATCCGTCCTTCGACCCGTTCTCCAGCTCTCCTGCTCAGAGCGTTGGCATCATAGGCGGCAACGGAGGAATCTCTTACATGGAGAAGCCGCCGTTTGTTGAGGGTTTAGGAAGCTACAACCTGCAATATCCCAGTCAGTCCTTCCAGCCTGTTGTGCTGGCCAACTAA